A stretch of the Capsicum annuum cultivar UCD-10X-F1 chromosome 8, UCD10Xv1.1, whole genome shotgun sequence genome encodes the following:
- the LOC107852612 gene encoding uncharacterized protein LOC107852612: MSPYQLVYGKACNLPIELEHKALWALRRLNLNWNETAQLRMGQLNEMDEFRLGVYEKADLYKERMKKYYARKIEKRDFQKGDLVLLFSSILKLFPGIVGKRVETLSYWNKSDDQFGGLPVT; this comes from the exons ATGTCACCGTACCAGttggtttatggcaaggcatGTAATCTGCCAATTGAATTAGAGCATAAGGCGTTGTGGGCACTTAGGAGGTTGAATTTGAACTGGAATGAGACAGCGCAGTTGAGAATGGGGcagctaaatgagatggatgagtttcgTCTCGGGGTGTATGAAAaggcagatctttacaaggagaGAATGAAAAAGTACTACGCCCGTAAGATTGAAAAGCGAGATTTccagaaaggtgacttggtacttTTGTTCAGCTCCATACTTAAActgtttccag GAATAGTTGGAAAAAGGGTTGAAACTCTGAGCTACTGGAACAAAAGTGATGATCAATTTGGTGGACTACCAGTCACCTGA